One Oryza sativa Japonica Group chromosome 8, ASM3414082v1 DNA window includes the following coding sequences:
- the LOC9272028 gene encoding uncharacterized protein encodes MLPRSQSIFHLGEEGGVVHCHRGGNHLVAASMGMGGAGGHYGSGTRGGGRRARERERLVVGLQIIVHSQHHHGRHAHAHAASVVLKQMVRPRAAAAAAAGRHGAVSCSFLKACSLCRRELSPTKDVYMYRGDQGFCSEECRWQQIAVDEAREREAVAAAGRPERRGLARHHSPHRAAAPVRGRPRKTLAVA; translated from the exons atGCTTCCAAGAAGCCAGAGCATCTTCCACCTCGGCGAGGAGGGTGGCGTCGTCCACTGCCACCGCGGCGGTAACCACCTCGTCGCGGCGTCCATGGGGATGGGCGGCGCCGGTGGACACTACGGCTCcggcacgcgcggcggcggccgccgcgcgcgcgagcgcgagcgCCTCGTCGTCGGGCTCCAGATCATCGTGCACAGCCAGCACCACCACGGCCGgcacgcgcacgcgcacgcggCGAGCGTAGTGCTCAAGCAGATggtccggccgcgcgccgctgccgccgccgccgcagggcgCCACGGCGCCGTCTCGTGCAGCTTCCTCAAGGCCTGCTCCCTGTGCCGGCGTGAGCTCAGCCCTACCAAGGATGTCTACATGTATAG AGGTGACCAAGGGTTCTGCAGCGAGGAGTGCCGGTGGCAGCAGATCGCCGTCGACGAGGcgcgggagcgggaggcggtggcggccgcgggcCGGCCGGAGCGGCGAGGTCTGGCTCGCCACCACAGCCCTCACCGTGCGGCGGCGCCCGTCCGTGGCAGGCCAAGGAAGACACTAGCCGTAGCCTAG
- the LOC136351596 gene encoding protein SENESCENCE-ASSOCIATED GENE 21, mitochondrial-like: MAAAAARALLSSARVAGAGIAAVSCCCRRSFSAAAAAAVRQQEPATAAAAGTTAKLQAAEGAAAGSKEGFFWMREPRTGNWMPENHFNDVDAADLRSQLLFAKKN; this comes from the coding sequence atggcggcggcggcagcgagagCCCTCCTCTCGTCGGCAcgggtcgccggcgccggcatcgccgccgtgagctgctgctgccgccgctccttctcggcagcggcggccgcggcggtgagGCAGCAAGAgcctgcgacggcggcggcggccggcacgaCGGCGAAGCtgcaggcggcggagggagccgccgccgggagTAAGGAGGGGTTCTTCTGGATGAGGGAGCCCAGGACGGGGAACTGGATGCCGGAGAACCACTTCAacgacgtcgacgccgccgacctccggtCCCAGCTTCTCTTCGCCAAGAAAAACTAG
- the LOC4345728 gene encoding AT-rich interactive domain-containing protein 4, whose protein sequence is MAQIQSSSLVNCTLLAVLCGKVTDKQQKPPGLVPEVKRPRLSYPFPELISSGRLEVHTLINPTVDQFRKAQQAVQPNLMYLQGQQLENEEEIGTLVWGDADVSDPQIFSSLISPPFPTIVYLEVPAGEKLAQSLQLKGIPYVLYWRNSFSSYAASHFRQALISVVQSSCSHTWDAFQLAQASFRLYCARNNDAQSVKLGPRLLGDAPKINIFLPENEMVEEEGSSEHFPAIKIYDEDVNMKLLICGAPCILDASLLGSLEDGLNALLNIEIRGCRLQNRVSAAPPPLHAETLPHGVVTMRCDITTCSSSHVSLLVSGSPQTCFDDKLLENHIKKEIVEKGQLVRAVLVREDDKPSSVEPLTSISVASGASTFEVWMTLPKWAGQVLKYLAPEISYKSLVPLGIACVNGTPVSSFDRQDVDRLLFFCKNEAIVNGLYSHLPRWSASLVKDRLKGTPESKSSTFSANGVGEYQKHPMKGTSLVVKPKLKSAKMRPIPHSSKRQMHPFVGIPPSFIHDASQVKPSLPAPPVRHNALPVAPTTQRKLSSGTSRVEPAVPLNPLPMKKHGCDRLPIGICSEEDFLKDVMQFLLQRGHTRLVPQGGLAEFPDAVLNAKRLDLYNLYKEVVSRGGFYVGNGINWKGQVFSKMSNHTVTNKMTGVGNTLKRHYETYLLEYELSHDDVGGECCLLCHSSAPGDWVNCGLCGEWAHFGCDRRQGLGTFKDYAKTDGLEYICPHCSLANYKKKPPPPESANGFRIASAQRNI, encoded by the exons ATGGCTCAAATCCAAAGCAGCTCACTGGTGAACTGCACGCTGCTTGCGGTGCTATGTGGGAAGGTTACAGACAAACAGCAGAAGCCACCTGGTCTGGTGCCCGAGGTGAAGCGACCACGGCTTTCATATCCATTCCCAGAGCTGATCTCGTCTGGGAGATTGGAG GTGCATACGCTGATCAATCCCACAGTTGATCAATTCCGGAAAGCGCAACAGGCTGTGCAGCCCAACTTGATGTACCTCCAGGGTCAGCAGCTTGAGAATGAGGAAGAAATTGGTACACTTGTCTGGGGCGATGCTGATGTATCTGATCCACAGATATTTAGTTCACTCATTAGTCCACCTTTTCCGACCATA GTTTATTTGGAAGTTCCTGCTGGGGAAAAGCTTGCTCAATCTCTTCAGTTAAAG GGGATTCCATATGTATTATATTGGAGAAATTCATTTTCATCGTATGCAGCATCTCATTTTCGCCAAGCCTTGATATCAGTTGTTCAGAG CTCCTGCAGCCATACATGGGATGCATTTCAGCTTGCACAAGCTTCTTTTCGACTGTACTGTGCAAGAAATAATGATGCGCAAAGTGTTAAGCTTGGGCCTCGTTTACTAGGGGATGCTCCAAAGATAAATATCTTCCTTCCTGAGAATGAAATGGTTGAGGAAGAAGGTAGCTCTGAACATTTTCCAGCCATAAAGATATATGATGAAGATGTGAACATGAAGCTTCTTATTTGTGGAGCACCATGCATCTTG GATGCTAGTTTGTTGGGCTCACTGGAGGATGGTTTGAATGCTCTGCTCAATATTGAA ATTCGAGGGTGTAGACTCCAGAACAGAGTCAG TGCTGCTCCTCCACCTCTTCATGCTGAAACTCTTCCACATGGGGTGGTTACAATGCGTTGTGATATCACAACATGCAGTTCTTCACACGTGTCATTGCTTGTTTCTGGCAGTCCGCAAACATGTTTTGATGACAAG CTTTTGGAGAACCATATTAAAAAGGAAATTGTTGAGAAGGGCCAGTTAGTTCGTGCTGTCTTAGTTAGGGAGGACGACAAACCATCTTCAGTTGAGCCTTTGACTTCGATATCTGTGGCTTCTGGAGCTTCTACTTTTGAAGTCTGGATGACCCTACCTAAGTGGGCAGGACAG GTTTTGAAATATCTTGCTCCGGAAATCTCTTACAAAAGCCTGGTTCCACTTGGAATTGCTTGTGTAAATGGAACTCCAGTTTCTTCGTTTGATAGACAAGATGTGGATCGgcttcttttcttttgcaaaaatgAAGCTATTGTAAATGGTCTATATTCTCATCTGCCAAGATGGTCAGCATCCCTTGTTAAGGACAGACTGAAGGGAACTCCAGAGTCAAAATCAAGTACTTTTAGTGCAAATGGAGTTGGAGAGTACCAGAAACATCCAATGAAAGGGACTTCCCTAGTAGTCAAACCAAAGCTGAAATCTGCAAAAATGAGGCCTATTCCACACTCTTCGAAGCGGCAGATGCACCCTTTTGTGGGTATCCCTCCGTCCTTTATTCATGATGCTAGTCAAGTTAAGCCTAGCTTGCCAGCACCTCCGGTAAGGCATAATGCATTACCTGTTGCTCCAACAACTCAAAGAAAATTATCATCTGGGACATCACGTGTTGAACCAGCTGTTCCGTTAAATCCTCTGCCAATGAAGAAACATGGGTGTGATCGGTTGCCTATTGGAATTTGCTCTGAA GAAGACTTCTTAAAAGATGTCATGCAATTTCTACTTCAGAGGGGGCACACCCGACTTGTTCCTCAAGGAGGACTAGCCGAATTTCCTGATGCAGTACTAAATGCAAAACGCCTTGATTTATATAACTTGTATAAAGAG GTGGTATCCAGAGGCGGATTTTATGTAGGCAATGGCATAAATTGGAAAGGTCAAGTCTTTTCAAAGATGAGCAACCATACTGTTACAAACAAAATGACG GGTGTTGGAAACACGTTAAAGAGACATTACGAGACATACTTGTTGGAATACGAACTTTCACATGATGATGTCGGTGGGGAATGCTGCTTACTCTGCCACAG TAGTGCTCCAGGTGATTGGGTTAACTGTGGGTTGTGCGGTGAATGGGCGCACTTTGGGTGTGATAGACGGCAAGGGCTAGGCACATTCAAG GACTATGCGAAGACAGATGGGTTGGAATATATCTGCCCCCACTGCAGCCTCGCGAACTATAAGAAGAAGCCACCGCCTCCCGAGAGTGCTAATGGCTTCAGAATAGCATCTGCACAACGgaatatttaa